The Monodelphis domestica isolate mMonDom1 chromosome 7, mMonDom1.pri, whole genome shotgun sequence genome window below encodes:
- the RUSC2 gene encoding AP-4 complex accessory subunit RUSC2 isoform X2, with amino-acid sequence MPSAELSRMDSPPKLTGETLIVHHIPLVHCQVPDRQCCGGGGAGNGSTRTNPFCPPELGHPDRDLTQADSLLYSRVLPASGGAAGAGAGAGAGAGPKSRSRDGRGPGVPKRHNPFLMKESEPEDQYGDCNSSAQQSFHLHGSGQPPFQLAPPGPGTGKAWGATNSRAGVVEGQEQEPLSSSEIQKCSHGHHCPPELETETMELDEGGGPGASDTSGFSFDQEWKLSLDESPRNPGVRACGCSGSGSRHCRCSSTSSQSEVADQSMGYVSDSSCNSSDGVLVTFSALYNKMHGHSRANLNSAPLSCSDSSFCSHSDPGAFYLDLHPSPAESKMSCESHHADSGGGDGGCGCPHASSPELDANCNSYRPHCEPCPAAADLTACFQSQARLVVATQNYYKLVTCDLSSQSSPSPAGSSITSCSEEHTKGSPGPISGQPTEYYLFQKPEAQTEEQKTKSSPADVGSGMGPDLIEGQVYVNISPPNLSSGRQRSRSYDRSLERSPPTRLGSLERMLSCPVRLSEGPSSLAGSGSPPRRVTSFAELAKGRKRGGGSGSPPLRLSTGDSSLEFSPIPEAHRDGTGPLDEGTRCSHSLPSLPLGLCMDPSSLEAQVGQGCKDGLQQGPQSSELAPASFGATGQAPLALLMETSSSFPAIPANSHTQRDIRARADGGSAENRPILRYSKEQRPTTLPIQPFVFQHHFPKQLPKARALHSLSQLYGLSGSNRSQPPTLLASTSQGSALAPSAEPPAPAPRTADGAASVPEESTRKAAPDLDTSRPSPLGSYSPIRSSGPFGPSTDSSSASSSPPEHTVDGPPPRSHSCPATANLIPVRQARMAGPAHQLEAPAEPSPLLSEYRLHAAGNLPHLGPTGPSLSRAEILARGGANHLSPQALKWREYRRKNPLGPPGLGGSLDRRPQETRLTRRNPIFEFPGPLSAAGHLHCRVNGQAVKQLPLSHTDFFSDPFSLTEKPPAEFCLSPDGNTEAISIDLLQKKGLVKDVNTAVDLIVAHFGTSRDPGVKAKLGNSSVSPNVGHLVLKYLCPAVQAVLGDGLKAFVLDVIVGQRKNMPWSVVEASTQLGPSTKVLHGLYNKVSQFPELTSHTMRFNAFILGLLNIRSLEFWINHLYNHEDIIQAHYQPWGFLSAAHTVCPGLFEELLLLLQPLALLPFNLDLLFQHRLLQNGRQQQQQKELLRVSQGLLLSAHSTLQLARTREQEGHGGTDGAAPGERVKGVGAPAGGEEEEKLVATVAEVQAGTGQGGRARSGQTGWWYQLMQSSQVYIDASGEGSRFPRSGEKKKGVGGSQAPPPREGVVEGAEACPTAEEAPSRDRGWPFWMGSPPDSVLAELRRSREREGPVAAQGGSDEGTQESTTGGIKWGHLFGSRKTQRESRPLNRLPSEWLSLDKSVFQLVAQTVGARRESESRESPEEAPALDLPPNLPCQVQALCHHLATGPGQLSFCKGDILRVLGPAGGDWLRCGRGSDTGLVPLAYVTPTPTPIPTPKGTRD; translated from the exons ATGCCCTCAGCCGAACTTTCCAGAATGGATAGTCCCCCCAAGCTTACAGGAGAAACCCTCATCGTCCATCATATCCCCCTGGTGCATTGCCAGGTCCCTGACAGGCAGTGCTGTGGGGGTGGAGGTGCGGGCAATGGAAGTACAAGGACCAACCCCTTCTGTCCACCTGAGTTGGGCCATCCTGACAGAGATCTGACCCAGGCTGACTCTCTGCTCTACAGTAGAGTGCTCCCTGCCTCAGGAGGTGCTGCTGGGgccggggctggggctggggctggggctggtcCTAAAAGCAGGAGCCGAGATGGCCGAGGACCTGGAGTTCCCAAGCGGCACAATCCTTTCCTGATGAAGGAGAGTGAGCCAGAAGACCAATATGGAGATTGCAACAGTTCAGCCCAACAGTCCTTTCATCTGCATGGGAGTGGACAGCCCCCCTTCCAACTGGCACCACCTGGCCCCGGAACAGGGAAAGCCTGGGGAGCCACAAACAGTCGAGCTGGTGTAGTAGAAGGACAGGAGCAGGAGCCTCTGAGCAGTTCAGAGATACAGAAATGCAGTCATGGGCATCACTGTCCCCCAGAACTGGAGACAGAGACCATGGAGCTGGATGAGGGGGGTGGCCCTGGGGCCAGTGACACTTCTGGTTTTTCCTTCGATCAGGAGTGGAAACTTAGCTTAGATGAATCCCCAAGGAACCCAGGTGTCCGAGCCTGTGGCTGTTCAGGCTCAGGGTCACGACATTGTCGTTGCAGCAGCACATCTAGCCAATCAGAGGTGGCTGACCAGTCCATGGGCTATGTTAGTGATTCTTCCTGCAACAGCTCAGATGGCGTATTGGTCACTTTCAGTGCCCTCTACAACAAGATGCATGGTCACTCCCGTGCCAATCTCAATTCTGCCCCCCTATCCTGCAGCGATTCTTCCTTCTGTAGCCACTCAGACCCTGGAGCCTTCTACCTGGACCTGCACCCCTCCCCTGCTGAGTCTAAGATGTCTTGTGAGTCCCATCACGCCGACAGTGGGGGTGGAGATGGGGGCTGTGGCTGCCCTCATGCCTCCTCCCCTGAGTTAGATGCCAACTGCAACTCCTACCGCCCACACTGTGAGCCCTGCCCGGCTGCGGCTGACCTTACCGCCTGCTTCCAGAGCCAAGCCCGCCTTGTGGTGGCCACACAGAACTACTACAAACTTGTCACCTGTGATCTGTCCTCACAATCTTCACCCAGTCCTGCTGGCTCCTCCATCACCAGTTGCTCAGAGGAACACACCAAGGGTAGTCCTGGCCCAATCTCAGGCCAGCCCACTGAGTACTACCTATTCCAAAAACCAGAGGCCCAAACAGAGGAACAAAAGACCAAGAGTTCTCCAGCAGACGTGGGATCCGGGATGGGCCCAGATTTAATAGAGGGTCAGGTGTATGTCAACATATCTCCTCCCAACCTCAGTAGTGGGCGTCAGCGTTCTCGCAGCTATGACCGAAGTCTGGAACGAAGCCCCCCCACAAGGCTGGGCTCCCTGGAGCGCATGCTGAGCTGCCCTGTTCGCCTGAGTGAGGGACCCTCCTCATTGGCTGGATCTGGCTCCCCACCCAGACGTGTGACCTCCTTTGCTGAACTGGCCAAGGGTCGAAAAAGAGGTGGAGGCTCAGGTTCACCTCCCCTGCGGTTGAGCACTGGTGACTCCTCTCTGGAGTTCTCACCCATCCCTGAGGCCCATCGAGATGGGACAGGCCCGCTGGATGAGGGTACACGTTGTAGCCACAGCCTACCATCTCTACCCCTTGGGCTCTGCATGGACCCCAGCAGCCTGGAAGCCCAAGTTGGCCAGGGCTGCAAGGATGGCCTCCAGCAGGGTCCCCAGTCCAGTGAGTTGGCTCCCGCCAGTTTTGGAGCTACTGGGCAGGCACCCCTGGCTCTTTTGATGGAGACAAGTTCTTCTTTCCCAGCAATCCCAGCCAACAGCCATACCCAGAGGGATATAAGAGCTAGAGCTGACG GAGGCAGCGCTGAAAATCGGCCCATCCTTCGCTACAGTAAGGAACAGCGACCAACCACCCTGCCCATCCAACCCTTTGTGTTCCAGCACCATTTCCCCAAACAGCTGCCCAAGGCGAGGGCTCTACACAGCCTCTCCCAACTCTACGGCCTCTCTGGAAGCAACCGCTCACAGCCACCTACCCTGCTAGCCTCCACCTCCCAGGGCTCTGCCCTGGCACCCTCAGCAGagcctcctgctcctgctccccGAACAGCAGATGGAGCTGCCTCTGTCCCTGAAGAAAGCACCAGAAAGGCTGCACCTGACCTGGACACTTCTCGGCCATCCCCTCTGGGAAGCTATTCTCCCATCCGAAGTTCAGGCCCCTTTGGGCCCAGCACTGACTCTTCTtctgcctcctcttctccccctgaGCACACTGTGGATGGACCCCCGCCACGAAGCCACTCCTGCCCTGCCACAGCCAACCTGATCCCTGTCCGCCAGGCTCGAATGGCTGGCCCCGCCCACCAGCTGGAGGCCCCTGCTGAACCCAGCCCGCTGCTCTCTGAGTACCGGCTCCATGCGGCAGGAAACCTGCCCCACCTGGGTCCCACAGGACCCAGCCTGAGCCGAGCGGAGATCCTAGCCCGGGGAGGTG CCAACCACCTATCCCCTCAAGCTCTCAAGTGGCGAGAATATAGGAGGAAGAACCCACTAGGGCCACCAGGTCTTGGGGGAAGCTTGGACCGGAGGCCACAGGAAACTCGACTGACCCGGAGAAATCCCATTTTTGAATTCCCTGGACCTCTCAGTGCTGCAGGCCACCTGCATTGCCGTGTAAATG GTCAAGCAGTGAAGCAGTTGCCACTAAGCCATACTGACTTCTTCTCTGACCCTTTCTCCTTGACTGAGAAGCCCCCTGCTGAGTTCTGTCTATCCCCAGATGGCAATACAGAAGCTATCTCTATTGACCTGCTACAGAAAAAAG GACTAGTGAAGGATGTTAACACTGCTGTGGACCTTATTGTGGCACATTTTGGCACAAGCAGAGACCCAGGGGTTAAG GCTAAGCTGGGAAATAGTTCTGTGAGCCCCAATGTGGGTCACCTAGTGCTGAAGTACCTGTGTCCAGCTGTTCAAGCTGTGTTGGGTGATGGGCTTAAGGCCTTCGTACTGGATGTCATCGTTGGGCAACGCAAAAATATGCCCTGGAGTGTGGTCGAAGCTTCCACACAACTTG GCCCATCCACCAAGGTTCTACATGGCCTCTACAACAAGGTCAGCCAATTCCCAGAGCTCACCAGTCATACCATGCGCTTCAATGCCTTCATTCTTGGTCTTCTCAA CATTCGTTCTCTGGAGTTCTGGATCAATCATCTCTACAACCATGAAG aTATCATTCAGGCCCATTACCAGCCATGGGGTTTCCTGAGTGCAGCTCACACCGTGTGCCCAGGATTATTTGaagagctgctgctgctgctacagcCTCTGGCACTGCTGCCCTTCAACCTGGATCTTCTGTTCCAACATCGACTCCTCCAGAATGGccggcagcagcaacagcagaagGAACTGCTGCGTGTGTCCCAGGGACTGCTTCTCTCAGCCCACTCCACTTTGCAGCTGGCACGCACCCGGGAACAAGAGGGCCATGGGGGCACAGACGGGGCAGCCCCTGGGGAGCGGGTGAAAGGGGTGGGGGCCCCAGCaggaggtgaggaggaggagaagttgGTGGCGACTGTAGCAGAGGTGCAAGCAGGCACAGGGCAGGGTGGACGGGCACGAAGTGGGCAGACTGGCTGGTGGTACCAGCTCATGCAGAGCTCCCAAGTCTACATCGATGCTTCTGGTGAGGGTTCCAGATTTCCCCGGAGTGGTGAGAAGAAGAAAGGGGTAGGAGGCTCCCAAGCCCCACCCCCCCGAGAAGGTGTGGTAGAAGGGGCCGAAGCCTGTCCCACTGCTGAGGAAGCCCCCAGCCGAGATAGGGGCTGGCCTTTCTGGATGGGGAGCCCACCAGATTCTGTGCTAGCTGAGCTGAGGCGAAGCCGAGAGAGGGAAGGGCCCGTGGCCGCCCAGGGGGGCAGTGATGAGGGGACCCAGGAGTCTACTACTGGAGGTATCAAATGGGGGCACTTATTTGGCTCCCGGAAGACCCAGCGAGAGTCCCGGCCACTCAATAG GCTCCCCTCCGAATGGCTAAGCCTAGACAAGTCGGTGTTCCAGCTGGTGGCACAAACAGTGGGTGCCCGCCGAGAGTCCGAGTCCAGGGAAAGCCCTGAAGAAGCACCTGCTCTGGACCTGCCCCCTAACTTGCCCTG ccAGGTGCAGGCACTCTGCCACCACTTGGCTACAGggcctgggcaactgagcttctGCAAGGGGGACATCCTGCGGGTGCTGGGACCAGCCGGGGGTGATTGGCTTAGGTGTGGCAGAGGCTCTGACACTGGCCTGGTGCCCCTGGCCTATGTGACACCAACCCCTACCCCAATCCCTACCCCCAAGGGCACCCGTGATTGA
- the RUSC2 gene encoding AP-4 complex accessory subunit RUSC2 isoform X1, producing MPSAELSRMDSPPKLTGETLIVHHIPLVHCQVPDRQCCGGGGAGNGSTRTNPFCPPELGHPDRDLTQADSLLYSRVLPASGGAAGAGAGAGAGAGPKSRSRDGRGPGVPKRHNPFLMKESEPEDQYGDCNSSAQQSFHLHGSGQPPFQLAPPGPGTGKAWGATNSRAGVVEGQEQEPLSSSEIQKCSHGHHCPPELETETMELDEGGGPGASDTSGFSFDQEWKLSLDESPRNPGVRACGCSGSGSRHCRCSSTSSQSEVADQSMGYVSDSSCNSSDGVLVTFSALYNKMHGHSRANLNSAPLSCSDSSFCSHSDPGAFYLDLHPSPAESKMSCESHHADSGGGDGGCGCPHASSPELDANCNSYRPHCEPCPAAADLTACFQSQARLVVATQNYYKLVTCDLSSQSSPSPAGSSITSCSEEHTKGSPGPISGQPTEYYLFQKPEAQTEEQKTKSSPADVGSGMGPDLIEGQVYVNISPPNLSSGRQRSRSYDRSLERSPPTRLGSLERMLSCPVRLSEGPSSLAGSGSPPRRVTSFAELAKGRKRGGGSGSPPLRLSTGDSSLEFSPIPEAHRDGTGPLDEGTRCSHSLPSLPLGLCMDPSSLEAQVGQGCKDGLQQGPQSSELAPASFGATGQAPLALLMETSSSFPAIPANSHTQRDIRARADGGSAENRPILRYSKEQRPTTLPIQPFVFQHHFPKQLPKARALHSLSQLYGLSGSNRSQPPTLLASTSQGSALAPSAEPPAPAPRTADGAASVPEESTRKAAPDLDTSRPSPLGSYSPIRSSGPFGPSTDSSSASSSPPEHTVDGPPPRSHSCPATANLIPVRQARMAGPAHQLEAPAEPSPLLSEYRLHAAGNLPHLGPTGPSLSRAEILARGGGEGNTPSRLSNANHLSPQALKWREYRRKNPLGPPGLGGSLDRRPQETRLTRRNPIFEFPGPLSAAGHLHCRVNGQAVKQLPLSHTDFFSDPFSLTEKPPAEFCLSPDGNTEAISIDLLQKKGLVKDVNTAVDLIVAHFGTSRDPGVKAKLGNSSVSPNVGHLVLKYLCPAVQAVLGDGLKAFVLDVIVGQRKNMPWSVVEASTQLGPSTKVLHGLYNKVSQFPELTSHTMRFNAFILGLLNIRSLEFWINHLYNHEDIIQAHYQPWGFLSAAHTVCPGLFEELLLLLQPLALLPFNLDLLFQHRLLQNGRQQQQQKELLRVSQGLLLSAHSTLQLARTREQEGHGGTDGAAPGERVKGVGAPAGGEEEEKLVATVAEVQAGTGQGGRARSGQTGWWYQLMQSSQVYIDASGEGSRFPRSGEKKKGVGGSQAPPPREGVVEGAEACPTAEEAPSRDRGWPFWMGSPPDSVLAELRRSREREGPVAAQGGSDEGTQESTTGGIKWGHLFGSRKTQRESRPLNRLPSEWLSLDKSVFQLVAQTVGARRESESRESPEEAPALDLPPNLPCQVQALCHHLATGPGQLSFCKGDILRVLGPAGGDWLRCGRGSDTGLVPLAYVTPTPTPIPTPKGTRD from the exons ATGCCCTCAGCCGAACTTTCCAGAATGGATAGTCCCCCCAAGCTTACAGGAGAAACCCTCATCGTCCATCATATCCCCCTGGTGCATTGCCAGGTCCCTGACAGGCAGTGCTGTGGGGGTGGAGGTGCGGGCAATGGAAGTACAAGGACCAACCCCTTCTGTCCACCTGAGTTGGGCCATCCTGACAGAGATCTGACCCAGGCTGACTCTCTGCTCTACAGTAGAGTGCTCCCTGCCTCAGGAGGTGCTGCTGGGgccggggctggggctggggctggggctggtcCTAAAAGCAGGAGCCGAGATGGCCGAGGACCTGGAGTTCCCAAGCGGCACAATCCTTTCCTGATGAAGGAGAGTGAGCCAGAAGACCAATATGGAGATTGCAACAGTTCAGCCCAACAGTCCTTTCATCTGCATGGGAGTGGACAGCCCCCCTTCCAACTGGCACCACCTGGCCCCGGAACAGGGAAAGCCTGGGGAGCCACAAACAGTCGAGCTGGTGTAGTAGAAGGACAGGAGCAGGAGCCTCTGAGCAGTTCAGAGATACAGAAATGCAGTCATGGGCATCACTGTCCCCCAGAACTGGAGACAGAGACCATGGAGCTGGATGAGGGGGGTGGCCCTGGGGCCAGTGACACTTCTGGTTTTTCCTTCGATCAGGAGTGGAAACTTAGCTTAGATGAATCCCCAAGGAACCCAGGTGTCCGAGCCTGTGGCTGTTCAGGCTCAGGGTCACGACATTGTCGTTGCAGCAGCACATCTAGCCAATCAGAGGTGGCTGACCAGTCCATGGGCTATGTTAGTGATTCTTCCTGCAACAGCTCAGATGGCGTATTGGTCACTTTCAGTGCCCTCTACAACAAGATGCATGGTCACTCCCGTGCCAATCTCAATTCTGCCCCCCTATCCTGCAGCGATTCTTCCTTCTGTAGCCACTCAGACCCTGGAGCCTTCTACCTGGACCTGCACCCCTCCCCTGCTGAGTCTAAGATGTCTTGTGAGTCCCATCACGCCGACAGTGGGGGTGGAGATGGGGGCTGTGGCTGCCCTCATGCCTCCTCCCCTGAGTTAGATGCCAACTGCAACTCCTACCGCCCACACTGTGAGCCCTGCCCGGCTGCGGCTGACCTTACCGCCTGCTTCCAGAGCCAAGCCCGCCTTGTGGTGGCCACACAGAACTACTACAAACTTGTCACCTGTGATCTGTCCTCACAATCTTCACCCAGTCCTGCTGGCTCCTCCATCACCAGTTGCTCAGAGGAACACACCAAGGGTAGTCCTGGCCCAATCTCAGGCCAGCCCACTGAGTACTACCTATTCCAAAAACCAGAGGCCCAAACAGAGGAACAAAAGACCAAGAGTTCTCCAGCAGACGTGGGATCCGGGATGGGCCCAGATTTAATAGAGGGTCAGGTGTATGTCAACATATCTCCTCCCAACCTCAGTAGTGGGCGTCAGCGTTCTCGCAGCTATGACCGAAGTCTGGAACGAAGCCCCCCCACAAGGCTGGGCTCCCTGGAGCGCATGCTGAGCTGCCCTGTTCGCCTGAGTGAGGGACCCTCCTCATTGGCTGGATCTGGCTCCCCACCCAGACGTGTGACCTCCTTTGCTGAACTGGCCAAGGGTCGAAAAAGAGGTGGAGGCTCAGGTTCACCTCCCCTGCGGTTGAGCACTGGTGACTCCTCTCTGGAGTTCTCACCCATCCCTGAGGCCCATCGAGATGGGACAGGCCCGCTGGATGAGGGTACACGTTGTAGCCACAGCCTACCATCTCTACCCCTTGGGCTCTGCATGGACCCCAGCAGCCTGGAAGCCCAAGTTGGCCAGGGCTGCAAGGATGGCCTCCAGCAGGGTCCCCAGTCCAGTGAGTTGGCTCCCGCCAGTTTTGGAGCTACTGGGCAGGCACCCCTGGCTCTTTTGATGGAGACAAGTTCTTCTTTCCCAGCAATCCCAGCCAACAGCCATACCCAGAGGGATATAAGAGCTAGAGCTGACG GAGGCAGCGCTGAAAATCGGCCCATCCTTCGCTACAGTAAGGAACAGCGACCAACCACCCTGCCCATCCAACCCTTTGTGTTCCAGCACCATTTCCCCAAACAGCTGCCCAAGGCGAGGGCTCTACACAGCCTCTCCCAACTCTACGGCCTCTCTGGAAGCAACCGCTCACAGCCACCTACCCTGCTAGCCTCCACCTCCCAGGGCTCTGCCCTGGCACCCTCAGCAGagcctcctgctcctgctccccGAACAGCAGATGGAGCTGCCTCTGTCCCTGAAGAAAGCACCAGAAAGGCTGCACCTGACCTGGACACTTCTCGGCCATCCCCTCTGGGAAGCTATTCTCCCATCCGAAGTTCAGGCCCCTTTGGGCCCAGCACTGACTCTTCTtctgcctcctcttctccccctgaGCACACTGTGGATGGACCCCCGCCACGAAGCCACTCCTGCCCTGCCACAGCCAACCTGATCCCTGTCCGCCAGGCTCGAATGGCTGGCCCCGCCCACCAGCTGGAGGCCCCTGCTGAACCCAGCCCGCTGCTCTCTGAGTACCGGCTCCATGCGGCAGGAAACCTGCCCCACCTGGGTCCCACAGGACCCAGCCTGAGCCGAGCGGAGATCCTAGCCCGGGGAGGTGGTGAGGGCAACACTCCATCCCGGCTTAGTAATG CCAACCACCTATCCCCTCAAGCTCTCAAGTGGCGAGAATATAGGAGGAAGAACCCACTAGGGCCACCAGGTCTTGGGGGAAGCTTGGACCGGAGGCCACAGGAAACTCGACTGACCCGGAGAAATCCCATTTTTGAATTCCCTGGACCTCTCAGTGCTGCAGGCCACCTGCATTGCCGTGTAAATG GTCAAGCAGTGAAGCAGTTGCCACTAAGCCATACTGACTTCTTCTCTGACCCTTTCTCCTTGACTGAGAAGCCCCCTGCTGAGTTCTGTCTATCCCCAGATGGCAATACAGAAGCTATCTCTATTGACCTGCTACAGAAAAAAG GACTAGTGAAGGATGTTAACACTGCTGTGGACCTTATTGTGGCACATTTTGGCACAAGCAGAGACCCAGGGGTTAAG GCTAAGCTGGGAAATAGTTCTGTGAGCCCCAATGTGGGTCACCTAGTGCTGAAGTACCTGTGTCCAGCTGTTCAAGCTGTGTTGGGTGATGGGCTTAAGGCCTTCGTACTGGATGTCATCGTTGGGCAACGCAAAAATATGCCCTGGAGTGTGGTCGAAGCTTCCACACAACTTG GCCCATCCACCAAGGTTCTACATGGCCTCTACAACAAGGTCAGCCAATTCCCAGAGCTCACCAGTCATACCATGCGCTTCAATGCCTTCATTCTTGGTCTTCTCAA CATTCGTTCTCTGGAGTTCTGGATCAATCATCTCTACAACCATGAAG aTATCATTCAGGCCCATTACCAGCCATGGGGTTTCCTGAGTGCAGCTCACACCGTGTGCCCAGGATTATTTGaagagctgctgctgctgctacagcCTCTGGCACTGCTGCCCTTCAACCTGGATCTTCTGTTCCAACATCGACTCCTCCAGAATGGccggcagcagcaacagcagaagGAACTGCTGCGTGTGTCCCAGGGACTGCTTCTCTCAGCCCACTCCACTTTGCAGCTGGCACGCACCCGGGAACAAGAGGGCCATGGGGGCACAGACGGGGCAGCCCCTGGGGAGCGGGTGAAAGGGGTGGGGGCCCCAGCaggaggtgaggaggaggagaagttgGTGGCGACTGTAGCAGAGGTGCAAGCAGGCACAGGGCAGGGTGGACGGGCACGAAGTGGGCAGACTGGCTGGTGGTACCAGCTCATGCAGAGCTCCCAAGTCTACATCGATGCTTCTGGTGAGGGTTCCAGATTTCCCCGGAGTGGTGAGAAGAAGAAAGGGGTAGGAGGCTCCCAAGCCCCACCCCCCCGAGAAGGTGTGGTAGAAGGGGCCGAAGCCTGTCCCACTGCTGAGGAAGCCCCCAGCCGAGATAGGGGCTGGCCTTTCTGGATGGGGAGCCCACCAGATTCTGTGCTAGCTGAGCTGAGGCGAAGCCGAGAGAGGGAAGGGCCCGTGGCCGCCCAGGGGGGCAGTGATGAGGGGACCCAGGAGTCTACTACTGGAGGTATCAAATGGGGGCACTTATTTGGCTCCCGGAAGACCCAGCGAGAGTCCCGGCCACTCAATAG GCTCCCCTCCGAATGGCTAAGCCTAGACAAGTCGGTGTTCCAGCTGGTGGCACAAACAGTGGGTGCCCGCCGAGAGTCCGAGTCCAGGGAAAGCCCTGAAGAAGCACCTGCTCTGGACCTGCCCCCTAACTTGCCCTG ccAGGTGCAGGCACTCTGCCACCACTTGGCTACAGggcctgggcaactgagcttctGCAAGGGGGACATCCTGCGGGTGCTGGGACCAGCCGGGGGTGATTGGCTTAGGTGTGGCAGAGGCTCTGACACTGGCCTGGTGCCCCTGGCCTATGTGACACCAACCCCTACCCCAATCCCTACCCCCAAGGGCACCCGTGATTGA
- the RUSC2 gene encoding AP-4 complex accessory subunit RUSC2 isoform X3 produces MAGPAHQLEAPAEPSPLLSEYRLHAAGNLPHLGPTGPSLSRAEILARGGGEGNTPSRLSNANHLSPQALKWREYRRKNPLGPPGLGGSLDRRPQETRLTRRNPIFEFPGPLSAAGHLHCRVNGQAVKQLPLSHTDFFSDPFSLTEKPPAEFCLSPDGNTEAISIDLLQKKGLVKDVNTAVDLIVAHFGTSRDPGVKAKLGNSSVSPNVGHLVLKYLCPAVQAVLGDGLKAFVLDVIVGQRKNMPWSVVEASTQLGPSTKVLHGLYNKVSQFPELTSHTMRFNAFILGLLNIRSLEFWINHLYNHEDIIQAHYQPWGFLSAAHTVCPGLFEELLLLLQPLALLPFNLDLLFQHRLLQNGRQQQQQKELLRVSQGLLLSAHSTLQLARTREQEGHGGTDGAAPGERVKGVGAPAGGEEEEKLVATVAEVQAGTGQGGRARSGQTGWWYQLMQSSQVYIDASGEGSRFPRSGEKKKGVGGSQAPPPREGVVEGAEACPTAEEAPSRDRGWPFWMGSPPDSVLAELRRSREREGPVAAQGGSDEGTQESTTGGIKWGHLFGSRKTQRESRPLNRLPSEWLSLDKSVFQLVAQTVGARRESESRESPEEAPALDLPPNLPCQVQALCHHLATGPGQLSFCKGDILRVLGPAGGDWLRCGRGSDTGLVPLAYVTPTPTPIPTPKGTRD; encoded by the exons ATGGCTGGCCCCGCCCACCAGCTGGAGGCCCCTGCTGAACCCAGCCCGCTGCTCTCTGAGTACCGGCTCCATGCGGCAGGAAACCTGCCCCACCTGGGTCCCACAGGACCCAGCCTGAGCCGAGCGGAGATCCTAGCCCGGGGAGGTGGTGAGGGCAACACTCCATCCCGGCTTAGTAATG CCAACCACCTATCCCCTCAAGCTCTCAAGTGGCGAGAATATAGGAGGAAGAACCCACTAGGGCCACCAGGTCTTGGGGGAAGCTTGGACCGGAGGCCACAGGAAACTCGACTGACCCGGAGAAATCCCATTTTTGAATTCCCTGGACCTCTCAGTGCTGCAGGCCACCTGCATTGCCGTGTAAATG GTCAAGCAGTGAAGCAGTTGCCACTAAGCCATACTGACTTCTTCTCTGACCCTTTCTCCTTGACTGAGAAGCCCCCTGCTGAGTTCTGTCTATCCCCAGATGGCAATACAGAAGCTATCTCTATTGACCTGCTACAGAAAAAAG GACTAGTGAAGGATGTTAACACTGCTGTGGACCTTATTGTGGCACATTTTGGCACAAGCAGAGACCCAGGGGTTAAG GCTAAGCTGGGAAATAGTTCTGTGAGCCCCAATGTGGGTCACCTAGTGCTGAAGTACCTGTGTCCAGCTGTTCAAGCTGTGTTGGGTGATGGGCTTAAGGCCTTCGTACTGGATGTCATCGTTGGGCAACGCAAAAATATGCCCTGGAGTGTGGTCGAAGCTTCCACACAACTTG GCCCATCCACCAAGGTTCTACATGGCCTCTACAACAAGGTCAGCCAATTCCCAGAGCTCACCAGTCATACCATGCGCTTCAATGCCTTCATTCTTGGTCTTCTCAA CATTCGTTCTCTGGAGTTCTGGATCAATCATCTCTACAACCATGAAG aTATCATTCAGGCCCATTACCAGCCATGGGGTTTCCTGAGTGCAGCTCACACCGTGTGCCCAGGATTATTTGaagagctgctgctgctgctacagcCTCTGGCACTGCTGCCCTTCAACCTGGATCTTCTGTTCCAACATCGACTCCTCCAGAATGGccggcagcagcaacagcagaagGAACTGCTGCGTGTGTCCCAGGGACTGCTTCTCTCAGCCCACTCCACTTTGCAGCTGGCACGCACCCGGGAACAAGAGGGCCATGGGGGCACAGACGGGGCAGCCCCTGGGGAGCGGGTGAAAGGGGTGGGGGCCCCAGCaggaggtgaggaggaggagaagttgGTGGCGACTGTAGCAGAGGTGCAAGCAGGCACAGGGCAGGGTGGACGGGCACGAAGTGGGCAGACTGGCTGGTGGTACCAGCTCATGCAGAGCTCCCAAGTCTACATCGATGCTTCTGGTGAGGGTTCCAGATTTCCCCGGAGTGGTGAGAAGAAGAAAGGGGTAGGAGGCTCCCAAGCCCCACCCCCCCGAGAAGGTGTGGTAGAAGGGGCCGAAGCCTGTCCCACTGCTGAGGAAGCCCCCAGCCGAGATAGGGGCTGGCCTTTCTGGATGGGGAGCCCACCAGATTCTGTGCTAGCTGAGCTGAGGCGAAGCCGAGAGAGGGAAGGGCCCGTGGCCGCCCAGGGGGGCAGTGATGAGGGGACCCAGGAGTCTACTACTGGAGGTATCAAATGGGGGCACTTATTTGGCTCCCGGAAGACCCAGCGAGAGTCCCGGCCACTCAATAG GCTCCCCTCCGAATGGCTAAGCCTAGACAAGTCGGTGTTCCAGCTGGTGGCACAAACAGTGGGTGCCCGCCGAGAGTCCGAGTCCAGGGAAAGCCCTGAAGAAGCACCTGCTCTGGACCTGCCCCCTAACTTGCCCTG ccAGGTGCAGGCACTCTGCCACCACTTGGCTACAGggcctgggcaactgagcttctGCAAGGGGGACATCCTGCGGGTGCTGGGACCAGCCGGGGGTGATTGGCTTAGGTGTGGCAGAGGCTCTGACACTGGCCTGGTGCCCCTGGCCTATGTGACACCAACCCCTACCCCAATCCCTACCCCCAAGGGCACCCGTGATTGA